One segment of Nostoc flagelliforme CCNUN1 DNA contains the following:
- a CDS encoding 5'-nucleotidase C-terminal domain-containing protein has translation MPLLNSKKRFFSKLNSRDLSASQLSLLVIFGYLFFLGTSIGVAQVRTAPKPEFTLQLLHTSDQEAGVPALKDAPNFSAVLNALKNQDANRDGKPDYPNTLILSSGDAYIPSPFLFASDTVFGGQGRGDILILNALGFGAIAFGNHEFDLGTGLVADLILPKDNYPGTKFPYLSTNLDFSTDKDLAKLVTADGQEASKIPNKIARSTIITLNGEKIAVVGATTPTLRTISSPGDVTVLPKEFNDRDAADIAALAAEIQTSVDTLLTKNPEINKVILLAHMQQIAIEQKLAELLKGVDIIVAGGSNTLLADKTDRLRVGDKSAGTYPILKKAADGNPIAVVNTDGNYRYVGRLVVNFDGNGVIIPFSIDSKISGAYATDSKGVATVGGKPDPKVVAIVEALKKVIIAQDGQIFGKTNVFLNGWRGDVRTQETNLGNLTAEANLAIAKRYDPKTVISIKNGGGIRDNIGIYTFPPGSTRSQDVIKLPPQANPVAGKKAKEISQLDITNALRFNNGLTLVTLSATELLAVIEHSVAAIAPGATPGSFPQVAGLAFSFDPNLPAGKRVKSLAIKDGKGKIIDVVVKNGELVGEANRVFRTVTLNFLATGGDGYPFPKRERVDLTSKDADKSKRTGLATFAADGSEQDALAEYLAANFKQIPFAQRDVPAAKDTRIQNLKLRKDAVL, from the coding sequence ATGCCTTTGTTAAATTCCAAAAAACGATTTTTCAGTAAGCTTAATAGCCGAGATTTAAGTGCTAGCCAGTTAAGTTTACTAGTTATATTTGGTTACTTGTTCTTTCTAGGAACTAGTATTGGTGTAGCGCAAGTCAGAACAGCACCCAAGCCTGAATTTACACTGCAACTTTTACATACTTCTGACCAAGAAGCAGGTGTTCCGGCGCTGAAGGATGCACCAAACTTTTCTGCGGTGTTGAATGCGCTCAAAAATCAGGATGCTAATCGTGATGGTAAGCCTGATTATCCTAATACCTTAATCCTTTCATCTGGAGATGCCTATATTCCCAGTCCCTTTTTATTTGCCAGTGACACAGTTTTTGGTGGACAGGGAAGAGGAGATATTCTAATTTTAAATGCTCTTGGGTTTGGTGCGATCGCATTTGGCAATCACGAATTTGACTTAGGTACAGGTCTTGTTGCCGACTTAATCCTACCTAAAGATAATTACCCAGGTACAAAATTTCCCTATCTCAGCACAAATCTAGACTTCAGCACTGATAAAGACCTGGCAAAATTAGTTACTGCTGATGGACAAGAGGCAAGTAAAATTCCTAATAAGATTGCCCGTAGCACCATCATTACCCTCAATGGTGAAAAAATTGCTGTAGTTGGGGCGACAACTCCGACACTGCGAACTATTTCCTCTCCGGGTGATGTGACTGTGTTGCCTAAAGAATTTAATGACCGTGATGCCGCAGACATCGCCGCCTTAGCTGCTGAAATTCAAACTTCTGTAGATACACTGCTGACAAAAAACCCAGAGATTAATAAAGTCATTCTGTTGGCGCACATGCAACAAATTGCGATTGAGCAAAAGCTAGCAGAATTACTCAAGGGAGTAGATATTATTGTTGCTGGTGGTTCCAATACCTTATTAGCTGACAAAACAGACCGTCTCCGAGTGGGTGATAAATCTGCTGGAACTTACCCAATCCTCAAAAAAGCAGCAGATGGTAATCCGATAGCCGTAGTTAATACTGATGGAAACTATCGCTATGTTGGTCGTCTAGTAGTTAACTTTGATGGCAATGGAGTAATTATTCCGTTTAGTATTGACTCCAAAATCAGTGGTGCTTATGCTACTGATTCCAAAGGTGTAGCAACTGTAGGCGGGAAACCTGACCCGAAAGTTGTCGCCATTGTAGAAGCACTTAAAAAAGTAATTATTGCCCAAGATGGTCAGATTTTCGGGAAAACCAACGTTTTCCTCAACGGCTGGCGGGGTGATGTCCGCACACAAGAAACTAATTTAGGGAATTTGACAGCCGAAGCTAATTTAGCGATCGCCAAGCGATATGATCCTAAAACTGTCATTTCGATCAAAAATGGTGGTGGTATCCGTGACAATATTGGTATATATACCTTTCCCCCAGGTTCGACTCGCTCACAGGATGTTATCAAATTGCCACCCCAAGCAAATCCTGTGGCAGGTAAGAAAGCAAAAGAAATTTCCCAACTTGATATCACCAATGCTTTACGGTTCAACAATGGCTTAACTTTAGTTACTCTGAGTGCAACAGAACTACTAGCGGTGATTGAACACAGTGTAGCAGCGATCGCACCCGGTGCTACCCCTGGCAGTTTTCCCCAAGTAGCGGGATTAGCCTTTAGCTTTGACCCCAATTTGCCAGCAGGTAAGCGTGTCAAATCCCTTGCTATCAAGGATGGGAAAGGCAAAATTATTGATGTAGTAGTTAAAAATGGAGAGTTAGTAGGTGAAGCTAATCGGGTCTTCCGCACTGTTACCCTCAACTTCCTCGCAACTGGTGGTGATGGCTATCCTTTTCCCAAAAGAGAACGGGTTGATTTGACATCAAAAGATGCTGATAAGAGCAAACGCACAGGTTTAGCCACCTTTGCTGCTGATGGTTCAGAGCAAGATGCATTAGCAGAATATCTGGCTGCTAACTTTAAGCAGATTCCCTTTGCTCAAAGGGATGTGCCAGCTGCCAAAGATACTCGCATTCAAAACCTCAAATTGCGTAAAGATGCGGTGTTATAA
- a CDS encoding pyridoxine 5'-phosphate synthase: MTNLSVNLNKVALLRNARNFGKPSVIEAALTCIKAGAQGITVHPRPDQRHIKPEDVDALAQILTVEFNIEGNPSPQFLEIVRKIKPTQCTLVPDAPDAFTSDHGWDLATDGSWLRPIIGELKDLGVRVSLFMDTDLTQIERAKEIGSDRIELYTEPYATAFRNGNVESVFQDYQKAAHKAQEIGLGVNAGHDLNLQNLEKFCTISGILEVSIGHALIADALEVGLFNAVQDYLKILSFK, encoded by the coding sequence ATGACCAATCTCAGCGTTAACCTTAACAAAGTCGCTTTACTCAGGAATGCTCGAAATTTTGGTAAACCGAGTGTAATTGAAGCCGCTTTGACCTGTATTAAAGCTGGCGCACAGGGAATCACAGTTCATCCACGCCCAGACCAGCGACATATCAAGCCCGAAGATGTCGATGCACTGGCGCAGATATTGACTGTTGAGTTCAACATAGAAGGTAATCCGTCACCTCAATTTTTAGAGATAGTCCGAAAAATCAAACCAACGCAGTGTACCTTAGTTCCCGATGCACCTGATGCTTTCACATCAGACCACGGATGGGATCTGGCTACAGATGGCTCTTGGCTCAGACCAATCATTGGAGAGCTAAAAGACCTCGGAGTTCGAGTCAGCTTGTTTATGGATACTGACTTAACTCAAATTGAACGTGCTAAAGAAATTGGAAGCGATCGCATTGAGCTATATACAGAACCTTATGCAACAGCTTTTCGTAATGGCAATGTAGAGTCTGTATTTCAAGACTACCAAAAAGCAGCACACAAAGCTCAGGAAATTGGTTTAGGAGTGAACGCTGGGCATGATTTAAATCTGCAAAACTTAGAAAAATTCTGTACAATTTCTGGCATACTTGAAGTGTCTATTGGTCATGCCCTGATTGCCGATGCTTTGGAGGTAGGACTATTTAATGCTGTGCAAGATTATTTAAAAATACTATCTTTTAAATAG
- a CDS encoding protein-tyrosine phosphatase family protein, whose product MYKFAPAWENEQIVFGAARPGYTNKDVQDWIEFMKCQNIKRVCCLLANQQLASYSNLLDTYKQEFGNQLVCWTPIADFHLCDLETLTEKILPFLIEANKENEKVVVHCSGGIGRTGHVLAAWLVSVRGLSNQAAINAVKKTGRNPYEAAIAAVFRGRNPLTVVKELNALLNDCRLAVNKTF is encoded by the coding sequence ATGTATAAGTTTGCCCCGGCTTGGGAGAATGAGCAAATAGTATTTGGTGCTGCGCGACCTGGATACACTAATAAGGATGTTCAGGATTGGATAGAATTCATGAAGTGCCAAAATATTAAGCGAGTTTGCTGCCTTCTTGCTAATCAACAGCTAGCTTCTTACTCTAATCTTCTGGACACCTACAAACAGGAATTTGGTAATCAACTAGTGTGTTGGACACCAATTGCAGATTTCCATCTATGTGATTTAGAAACCCTCACAGAGAAAATACTTCCTTTCTTAATAGAAGCAAATAAGGAAAATGAGAAAGTCGTTGTCCATTGCTCTGGTGGAATTGGACGTACTGGACATGTGTTAGCGGCATGGCTAGTTAGTGTCCGAGGATTATCAAATCAAGCAGCAATAAATGCTGTCAAAAAAACAGGTAGAAATCCTTATGAAGCTGCGATCGCTGCTGTATTTAGAGGTAGAAATCCCTTGACAGTTGTAAAAGAGCTTAACGCGCTTCTGAATGATTGCCGTCTCGCAGTGAATAAAACATTTTGA
- a CDS encoding SAM-dependent methyltransferase: MAMVLDKVVPFGRSMDEYIKIFNLTNADLNKRIIGIGDGPASFNAEMTRQGKNVVSVDPLYQFSGDEILQRFNEVVDNIINQVKATSNDWVWSYHKSPDDLRHNRVKVIQEFLSDYETGKKSNRYTVGELPKLAFKNQEFEIALCSHLLFLYSDHLDYNFHLDSIGEMLRIAKEVRIFPLLTLMWKHSQHLDEIVKYYTSMGYKIDIEKVEYELQPGGNKMLKITRDVI; the protein is encoded by the coding sequence ATGGCAATGGTTCTAGATAAAGTAGTTCCTTTTGGGAGGTCAATGGATGAATATATAAAAATATTCAATTTAACAAATGCAGATTTAAATAAAAGAATTATTGGGATTGGGGATGGCCCGGCAAGCTTTAATGCAGAAATGACACGTCAAGGTAAAAATGTAGTTTCTGTTGATCCACTCTACCAATTTTCTGGCGATGAGATATTGCAAAGATTTAATGAAGTGGTAGATAACATCATTAACCAAGTCAAGGCTACATCGAATGATTGGGTATGGAGCTATCATAAATCTCCAGATGATTTGCGACACAATCGAGTGAAAGTTATTCAAGAATTTCTGTCTGATTATGAAACTGGCAAAAAAAGCAACAGATACACAGTCGGTGAATTGCCAAAATTGGCATTTAAAAATCAAGAATTTGAGATAGCCCTTTGTTCACACTTATTATTTTTATATTCAGACCATCTCGATTACAATTTTCATCTAGATTCTATAGGTGAGATGCTGCGTATTGCTAAAGAAGTCCGAATATTTCCCCTCTTAACTTTAATGTGGAAACATTCACAACATTTAGATGAAATCGTAAAATATTACACTTCAATGGGTTATAAAATAGATATTGAAAAGGTTGAATACGAATTACAGCCTGGTGGAAATAAAATGTTGAAGATAACCAGAGATGTTATATAA
- a CDS encoding type II toxin-antitoxin system PemK/MazF family toxin, which produces MGASRVGVVVNRFDVFLVNLDPTIGSEIQKTRPCVVISPDEMNKYIATVIVAPMTTKGQSYPTRVACQFQGKDGQIVLDQIRTVDKTRLVKKLGQIDSDEQKAVLDTLAEMFAE; this is translated from the coding sequence GTGGGAGCATCAAGAGTGGGAGTGGTAGTCAATCGATTTGATGTGTTTTTGGTTAACCTCGACCCAACCATTGGCAGTGAGATTCAAAAGACAAGACCTTGTGTAGTAATTTCACCAGATGAGATGAATAAATATATTGCCACGGTTATTGTTGCTCCGATGACAACTAAAGGACAGTCTTATCCGACTCGTGTTGCTTGTCAGTTTCAGGGTAAAGATGGGCAAATCGTTCTAGATCAAATTCGTACAGTTGACAAAACTCGATTAGTCAAAAAGCTAGGTCAGATTGACTCTGATGAACAAAAAGCAGTTTTAGATACTTTAGCTGAAATGTTTGCAGAATAA
- a CDS encoding AbrB/MazE/SpoVT family DNA-binding domain-containing protein: MGTAIRTRIVKIGNSQGIRIPKLLLEQSGIGEEVEIEIQDCHLIVRAASQSRKGWDEAFARMAKQHDDALLDDGVTTEWEHQEWEW; encoded by the coding sequence ATGGGGACAGCAATTAGAACCCGTATTGTTAAAATCGGGAATTCTCAAGGTATCCGCATTCCTAAACTTCTGCTGGAACAAAGTGGTATTGGTGAAGAGGTGGAAATTGAAATTCAAGATTGTCACTTAATTGTCCGTGCTGCCTCTCAATCGCGTAAGGGGTGGGATGAAGCATTTGCAAGAATGGCAAAGCAACACGATGATGCACTGCTCGATGATGGCGTAACTACAGAGTGGGAGCATCAAGAGTGGGAGTGGTAG
- a CDS encoding UPF0175 family protein gives MSVVIPNEILTATRMTEGEMKQEIAVMLFQKEKLTLAQASRFAGMNRIAFQHLLASRQISVHYGVEDFDQDIENLRAMGRL, from the coding sequence ATGAGCGTCGTCATTCCTAATGAAATATTAACCGCAACTCGGATGACTGAAGGCGAAATGAAGCAGGAAATTGCGGTGATGCTTTTTCAAAAAGAAAAGTTAACCCTAGCTCAAGCCAGTCGGTTTGCAGGTATGAATCGTATAGCATTTCAGCATCTACTCGCAAGTCGTCAAATTTCAGTGCATTATGGGGTCGAGGATTTTGACCAAGATATAGAAAACTTGCGGGCGATGGGTAGACTGTGA
- a CDS encoding DUF3368 domain-containing protein, protein MIIVSDTSPINNLAAINHLHLLQQLYGTVLIPEAVYRELTDPNFPVAGAIEVQTFIWIQTRPVQDRTLVEALSNELDIGEAEPIALALEMKADQVLIDERRGRMIAARLNLGYTGILGILVEAKSQRLISAVKPLLDALINQAGFWVAEPLYNRVLQLVDEN, encoded by the coding sequence GTGATCATTGTCAGTGATACTTCACCCATTAATAACCTCGCCGCCATTAACCATCTTCATTTACTACAACAGCTTTACGGAACAGTCCTAATTCCTGAAGCTGTCTACCGAGAACTGACTGATCCCAACTTTCCAGTTGCAGGTGCAATTGAAGTCCAAACTTTTATCTGGATTCAAACTCGTCCAGTTCAAGATCGAACATTGGTTGAAGCACTCAGCAATGAACTGGATATTGGTGAAGCTGAACCGATCGCTCTAGCGCTGGAAATGAAAGCAGATCAAGTTTTGATTGATGAACGTCGTGGTCGCATGATTGCAGCTAGGCTAAATCTTGGTTACACAGGGATTTTAGGGATCTTGGTTGAAGCTAAAAGCCAAAGGCTGATTTCTGCTGTGAAACCTTTGTTAGATGCTCTGATTAACCAAGCAGGATTCTGGGTGGC